A segment of the Macrobrachium nipponense isolate FS-2020 chromosome 1, ASM1510439v2, whole genome shotgun sequence genome:
TAAAAATTGCATAGGCTTTCTATCACAACTTTGACACTAAAGTGGCTTTTTAGTTTACCTTTATATTtgcaaaggtttttattttaccttttgaaTTTGCAATCTCTTTTTAGTTGCTTTTGTAATTGCAATGGTATTTTTGTATACATTTGAATGCAATGGTTTTTAGCTGACCTTTGAATCTGCAGTGGCTGTTCAGTATACAGCTTAATTGTAGTAGGTTTTTAGTTGAGTTATGAGATTATTTGAAGTAACTTTTTAGTTGAACTATTGAAATTGGCCTTAATGAGATTATTTGAAAGTAACTTTTTAGTTGACTCTGAAATTGCCAGTTGCCTCCTCTAGTGACCTATTGAAGTTGCAGTGCTCTCTAGTTGACCATGAAGTTGCGGGCTGCCTCTCTAGTTGACCTGATGAAGTTGCAGATGCCTCTCTAGTTGAACCTCCTTGAGTGGTTGGTGCCTCGCTAGTGACCTATCAAGTGCAGGGCCTCTCTAGTTGACTATGAAAGTTCGGTGCCTCTCTAGTTGACCTAAATTGAGTAGCCAAGTGCTCCTCTAGTTTTACCTATGAGGTTTGCTTTAGGTGCCTCCTCCTAGTTGACTATGTGCAGTGCTCTCTAGTTGACCTATGAAGTTGCAAGTGCTCTTAGTTTACCTATGAAGTTGCGGTGCCTCTCTAGTGACCTAAGACCTAGTGCAGTTGCCTCTCTAGTGACCAATGATTTGTAAGCAGTGCTCTCTAGTTGACCTATGAAGTTGCAGTGCTTCTCTAGTTGACTATGAAGTATTGCCAAAGGTGCTCTAGGGGTGTGACCTATGAAGTTGCGGTTGCTCCTCTAGTTGACCCTATTGCGGTGCCTCTTTAGTTGCTAATTGCGTGCCTCTCTTAGTGACCTCTGGAGTTGCGGTACCTTCTCAAGTTTGACCCCTATGAAAGTGCCAAAGTGCCTCTCTAGTTGACCTTTAATGAGTTGAGGTTTGCTGCCTTCTCTAGTTGACCTAGAAGTTGCGGTGCCTCTTCTAGTTTGACCTATGAAGTTTGCGGTGCCTCTAGTGACCTATGAAATTGCGGTGCCTCTCTAGTTGAccatatgaagtttttttttttttttttttttttgtggtgccTCTCTAGTTGACCTATGAAGTTGCGGTGCCTCTCTAGTTGACCTATGATGTTGCAGTTCCTCTCTAGTTGGCCTATGAAGTTGCAGTGCCTCTCTAGTTGACCTATGTAGTTGCGGTGCCTCTCTAGTTGACCTATGAAATTGCGTGCCGTCTCTAGAATTGACCTATAAATGAAATGCGGTGCCTCTCTAGTTGACCTATGAAGGTTGCCGTGCCTCCCCTCTAGTTGACCTATGAAGTTGCGGTGCCTCTCTAGTTGACCTATGAAGTTGCAGGTGCCTCTCTAGTTGACCTATGAAGTTGCGGTGCCTCTCTAGTTGACCTATGAAGTTGCGGTGCCTCTCTAGTTGACCTATGAAGTTGCGGTGCCTCTCTAGTTGACCTATGAAATTGCGGTGCCTCTCTATTTGACCTATGAAGTTGGTGTTCGGTGACCTAATCTAGTTGACCTATGAAATTGCGGTGCCTCTCTAGTTGACCTATGAAGTTGCGGTGCCTCTCTAGTTGACCTATGAAGTTGCGGTGCCTCTCTAGTTGACCTATGAAATTGCGGTGCCTCTCTAGTTGACCTATGAAGTTGCGGTGCCTCTCTAGTTGACCTATGAAGTTGCGGTGCCTCTCTAGTTGACCTATGAAGTTGCAGTGCCTCTCTAGTTGACCTATGAAGTTGCGGTGCCTCTCTAGTTGACCTATGAAATTGCGTTGCCTCTCTAGTTGACCTATGAAGTTGCAGTGCTTCTCTACTTGACCTATGAAATTGCAGTGCCTCTCTAGTTGACCTATGAAATTGCAGTGCCTCTCTAGTTGACCTATGAAGTTGCGGTGCCTCTCTAGTTGACCTATGAAGTTGCGGTGCCTCTCTAGTTGACCTATGAAGTTGCAGTGCCTCTCTACTTGACCTATGAAATTGCAGTGCCTCTCTAGTTGACCTATGAAATTGCAGTGCCTCTCTAGTTGACCTATGAAGTTGCAGTGCCTCTCTAGTTGACCTATGAAGTTGCAGTGCCTCTCTAGTTGACCTATGAAATTGCATTGCCTCTCTAGTTGACCTATGAAATTGCAGTGCTTCTCTAGTTGACCTATGAAGCTGCAGTGCCTCTCTAGTTGACCTATGAAATTGCAGTGCCTCTGTAGTTGACCTATGAAATTGCAGTGCCTCTCTAGTTGACCTATGAAGCTGCAGTGCCTCTCTAGTTGACCTATGAAGTTGCTGTGCTTCTCTAGTTGACCTATGAAGTTGCAGTGCCTCTAGTTGACCTATGTAGTTGCAGTGCCTCTCTAGTTGACCTATGTAGTTGCAGTGCCTCTCTAGTTGACCTATGTAGTTGCAGTGCCTCTCTAGTTGACCTATGTAGTTGCAGTGCCTCTCTAGTTGACATATGTAGTTGCAGTTCCTCTATAGTTGACCTATGAAGTTGCAGCGCCCCTCTAGTTGACCTATGAAGTTGCAGCGCCCCTCTAGTTGACCTATGAAATTGCAGTGCCTCTCTAGTGACGAGACAGGGctgttctggaagaagatgccgaGGAGCACATACATCGCCGAAGAGAAGAAGATGCCAGGACACAAACCTATAAAGGATAGGTTGACCCTCGCCCTGTGTGCCAATGCGAGTGGCGACTGCAAAATAAAGCCACTACTCGTATACCATTCGGAGAACCCCAGAGCCTTTAAAGCACACAAGATAATAAAGGAGAAACTCCATGTTATGTGGAGGGCAAACCCTAAGGCGTGGGTCACCAGGCAGTTCTTTATCGACTGGGTAAACCTTGTGTTTGGTCCTTCAGTGAAGAAATATTTGAAGGACAACAACCTGCCCCTGCGAGCCCTTCTCGTCCTCGAAAATGCTCCTGCACATCCACCACAGATCGAGGAAGAAATACTCGACGAGTATAATTTTGTGAAGGTTCTCTACCTTCCTCCAAACACCAACCCTATCCTCCAGCCATTGGACCAACAGGTAATATCAAATTTCAAGAAACTCTACACCAAGCACCTGTTTCGCCGTTGCTTTGAGGTGACGGAGAACACAAACCTCACCCTTCGAgagttttggaaggagcattttaaCATAGCAATAGGCCTCAAAATTATCGATATTGCCTGGCAGGGAGTTACAAAAAGGACCTTGACCTCTGCTTGGAAGAAGCTGTGGCCTGAAAATGTGGCTGAAAGAAATTTTGAAGGGTTTGAgattgaggaagaagaggagtcGGTGGAGGAAGAGATCTTGTCCATTGGCAAGACTATAGGTCTGAAGGTGGATGAAAGAGACATCGAGGAACTCGTTGAGGAGCACTCCGAGGAACTCGTTGAGGAGCACTCCGAGGAACTTACGACTGACGAGTTAAAGGAGTTACAAGAGCAACGGCACACAGAAGCATTAACTGAAGCTACTTCGGAGGGAGAGGTGACAGAGCCGGAGATAATCAGTACAAAAGACCTCAAGGATATTTTAGCAATGTGGGAGAGGGTGGCAGGTTTTGTTGAAAAGAACCATCCTGAAAAAATTGCAACAAGTCGTGCGACAGAGCTTTTCAACGACACGTGCCTACATCATTTCAGAAACATTCTCAAAGGGAGAATGAAATAGACTTCCTTAGACATGTTTCTCAAGAAAAGGCCTTCAGCTCGAAGTGAGCAAAGTGTGGCAAAAAGGCCAAGAACTAGTGAAAGTGAAGAGAGTAATGAgaattaagctaaaagaaaatatttaaaaataaaaaaatataaaataaaaaaatatgaaaaaaatgttaagtaGCATTTAAGTTTAAGATATGTAAAGCACTTGTTAAGTAGCATTTAAGTTTAGTTACAACGTAGTGTACATTTACGTACGAATGTAGTGATAGCAAAACAGTCATCCGTCCACCTCCGCCTGTCTCCTCTACCCGCCACCTCCGCCGTCTCTGTTAGCTCAAGTCGTCTCATCTCCAAGGTAAGTAAATTGTATACaaccttattatatcttcatattttctttctattttgtttttatataatatttgttatgtaaaaagcttttttccttataaaataacaagaaaaaggaaaaatatgaggtgccattttgagggttggaacaGATTACGGCcgtttccattatttcttatggggaaaaTTGATTTAACGAGCAAGCATATTAAGTTGCGAGCTCAACCacggaacgaattaaactcgtaaGTTGAagttccactgcatatatatatatatatatatatatatatatatatatatatatatatatatatatatatatatatatatatatatatatatatatattgtgtgtagaGAGGCTTTTTCTTTGTCAATAATCTTTATGggattatatatagtaaatgtctTCTTAGAATTCCACTGGCccatctgaaaacagtgaagtgACTGTAGCCTATAAACAATTATCATACTAATACTACGATGAGTTATTTATGCAAGGATGCTAGGCTTCATCTGAAACAATTTATAATTCAAGacaacttaacccttaaacgccgactggacgtattttacgtcgacattttttgtctctcgggtgccgactggacgtattttacgtcgacatacaaaagtttttttttaaattcgcggaaaaatacttttaggcctaccagccgaaaactcttgaatcacgcgccttgggggatgctgggagttcacggatcaaggtggttttgtttacaatcgttacgcagacgCGCAAGCGCGAGTTCTTTATTGCCGCACTAAAaattatctgtgacacatctcggaaattatttcgtcactttgacataatttttttaccattttaaattagccgttacatggactattatatatgaaaatgtgcgcatttttatgtagaatacaacaaaaaaaatactcatgattgtagcttttatcagttttgagatattttcatataaataacgataagtgccaaaatttcaaccttcggtcaactttgactctaccgaaatggtcgaaaaacgcaattgtaagctaaaactcttat
Coding sequences within it:
- the LOC135218840 gene encoding tigger transposable element-derived protein 1-like; amino-acid sequence: MPRSTYIAEEKKMPGHKPIKDRLTLALCANASGDCKIKPLLVYHSENPRAFKAHKIIKEKLHVMWRANPKAWVTRQFFIDWVNLVFGPSVKKYLKDNNLPLRALLVLENAPAHPPQIEEEILDEYNFVKVLYLPPNTNPILQPLDQQVISNFKKLYTKHLFRRCFEVTENTNLTLREFWKEHFNIAIGLKIIDIAWQGVTKRTLTSAWKKLWPENVAERNFEGFEIEEEEESVEEEILSIGKTIGLKVDERDIEELVEEHSEELVEEHSEELTTDELKELQEQRHTEALTEATSEGEVTEPEIISTKDLKDILAMWERVAGFVEKNHPEKIATSRATELFNDTCLHHFRNILKGRMK